From Fusarium oxysporum f. sp. lycopersici 4287 chromosome 10, whole genome shotgun sequence, the proteins below share one genomic window:
- a CDS encoding oxidoreductase, whose product MDSAKETAKDTLHKPANTGLERDLEPKPQKVYLPSEGEDIVYTPSGKLAGKKALITGGDSGIGRAVAILFAMEGATVAIVYLPPEEEDAQHTKTQVEKNGGQVILIPSDLSLSINCKDVAKRAIEALGGIDILVNNAATRQEQGDICDISEEQWASTFRVNLDLYFYLTKYVLPHLSKGGVIINSASVDSYIGVPSRLDYATSKGAVVAFTRALSNQLVKKGIRVNAVAAGPVWTPLVATGVSEQSQQGHGLGNWTPMDRVGQPSEIATSYVFLASKESVFMSGQTLHPNGGIVVNG is encoded by the exons ATGGACTCTGCCAAAGAGACTGCCAAAGATACCCTCCACAAA CCGGCCAACACCGGCCTTGAGCGAGACCTGGAGCCGAAGCCGCAGAAGGTTTATCTACCATCCGAAGGCGAAGACATTGTGTACACGCCATCGGGTAAGCTCGCGGGGAAGAAGGCTCTTATTACCGGAGGAGACTCCGGCATCGGCCGTGCCGTAGCTATCCTGTTCGCTATGGAGGGCGCCACCGTGGCCATTGTCTACCTCCCGcccgaggaagaggacgCACAGCACACCAAGACCCAGGTAGAGAAGAACGGCGGGCAGGTCATCCTTATCCCCAGCGACCTGTCCCTATCGATTAACTGCAAGGATGTCGCAAAGCGGGCTATAGAAGCGCTCGGCGGGATCGATATCTTGGTTAACAATGCTGCTACTAGGCAGGAGCAAGGAGATATTTGTGACATTTCCGA GGAGCAGTGGGCGTCCACTTTCCGCGTCAATTTGGACTTATACTTCTATCTTACCAAGTACGTGCTGCCACATTTGTCTAAGGGCGGCGTGATTATCAATAGTGCGTCCGTGGACTCCTATATCGGCGTCCCCAGCCGACTCGACTATGCGACGAGCAAGGGCGCCGTGGTTGCCTTCACTCGTGCACTCTCCAACCAGCTGGTTAAGAAAGGTATTCGCGTTAACGCAGTTGCTGCCGGGCCGGTGTGGACGCCACTTGTGGCCACAGGCGTGAGCGAGCAGAGTCAACAGGGTCACGGGTTGGGGAATTGGACGCCGATGGATAGAGTGGGACAGCCGAGTGAAATTGCGACAAGTTATGTATTCCTCGCATCTAAGGAGAGTGTATTTATGAGTGGGCAGACCCTGCATCCCAATGGGGGCATCGTTGTCAATGGTTAA
- a CDS encoding NADH dehydrogenase (At least one base has a quality score < 10), with the protein MASSRLIRSFWQSLTRPRSRFLICRDVAVASSTSLSTAARPANTPRHTQGTTDNSEIKATAYKEGRKKRERVVVLGSGWAGYALVRNLDPAKYERIIISPRSYFVFTPLLASTSVGTLEFRSILEPVRRLQPDRFHQGWADDVDFTNRTIRVETNPDADEINSRTLPPATQSSPHNDGRDSGSSAVSVIQTPSSGSVKETLTKGKGEMITVPYDKLIFAVGAYSQTFGIPGVREHANFLRDVGDARSIRLRILQCFERAELPSTTDEQCRKLLHFAVVGGGPTGIEFAAELHDLIHDDLARIYPDLMPFVRITVYDIAPKILPIIRPDEDGKGGLKIKIQEYDDEVGAGIVVWSTGLMQNPLVARLVEQDIRTPVTPEEQQLCKQQTWHIVKAEKSGGLVVDDHLRVRVFTGSAQAIDSKSGHSAPSDILPEVYAIGDCAVMEREALPATAQVASQQAKYLAKALNKYGSCKAVGNKSKPFVFLNLGTIAYIGSWRAIAQSSSEGLTGRLAWVLWRGAYITRSMSIRNKIMVLVHWIMTWLFGRDISRF; encoded by the exons ATGGCGTCTTCGAGGTTGATCAGGAGCTTCTGGCAGAGCTTGACCCGCCCTCGTTCTCGATTTCTCATTTGCCGAGACGTTGCTGTTGCCTCTTCTACCTCTCTATCAACAGCCGCTAGGCCTGCAAATACTCCACGGCACACTCAAGGAACAACCGACAACTCCGAAATAAAGGCAACAGCATACAAAGAAGGGCGCAAAAAGCGTGAGAGGGTCGTCGTCCTGGGGTCCGGCTGGGCTGGCTACGCGCTGGTCCGCAATCTTGACCCCGCCAAGTACGAgcgcatcatcatctcgcCCCGCTCCTACTTTGTTTTCACTCCGCTATTGGCATCCACTTCAGTCGGCACTCTCGAATTCCGCTCCATCCTCGAGCCCGTTCGCCGCCTGCAGCCGGATCGCTTCCACCAAGGCTGGGCCGATGATGTCGACTTTACCAACAGGACCATCCGTGTCGAGACGAACCCAGATGCTGACGAGATCAACTCTCGCACACTTCCACCCGCCACTCAATCATCGCCGCACAATGATGGCAGAGACAGTGGCTCCTCAGCCGTGTCCGTTATTCAAACCCCTTCCTCCGGCTCCGTCAAGGAGACTCTCACCAAGGGTAAGGGTGAGATGATCACGGTCCCCTATGACAAACTCATCTTCGCCGTCGGGGCCTACTCCCAGACCTTTGGCATTCCCGGTGTTCGTGAGCATGCAAACTTCCTCCGCGACGTCGGCGACGCCCGCTCCATCCGCCTTCGCATCCTACAGTGCTTTGAGCGCGCGGAACTCCCTTCCACGACCGACGAGCAGTGCCGCAAGCTGCTCCATTTTGCCGTCGTCGGCGGCGGTCCCACGGGCATAGAGTTTGCCGCTGAGCTTCACGACCTCATCCACGATGACCTCGCTCGCATCTACCCTGACCTCATGCCATTTGTTCGCATCACCGTCTACGACATTGCACCTAAGATTCTGCCCAT AATCCGTCCggatgaggatggcaagggtggcctcaagatcaagatccaAGAGTACGACGATGAGGTTGGCGCCGGGATTGTTGTTTGGAGTACGGGTCTGATGCAGAATCCTCTAGTTGCCAGGCTTGTCGAACAGGATATCCGCACCCCCGTCACCCCAGAGGAACAGCAGCTGTGTAAGCAGCAGACCTGGCACATTgtcaaggccgagaagagcGGCGGTCTTGTCGTCGATGATCACCTCCGTGTCCGCGTCTTCACTGGGTCTGCCCAAGCCATCGACTCCAAGAGCGGCCACAGTGCCCCCAGCGATATCCTCCCCGAAGTCTACGCCATAGGCGACTGCGCCGTCATGGAGCGCGAGGCGCTCCCCGCCACCGCACAGGTCGCCTCACAGCAGGCCAAATACCTGGCTAAGGCCCTGAATAAGTATGGCTCTTGCAAAGCCGTTGGTAACAAATCAAAGCCCTTCGTTTTCCTCAATCTCGGCACAATCGCCTACATTGGCAGCTGGCGTGCCATAGCCCAAAGTTCGTCCGAAGGCCTGACGGGTAGGCTCGCCTGGGTCCTATGGAGGGGCGCTTATATTACTCGAAGCATGAGCATAAGAAACAAGATCATGGTTCTGGTTCACTGGATTATGACTTGGCTTTTTGGCCGCGATATTTCGAGATTCTGA